A window from Drosophila kikkawai strain 14028-0561.14 chromosome 2L, DkikHiC1v2, whole genome shotgun sequence encodes these proteins:
- the LOC108073601 gene encoding nephrocan-like, whose amino-acid sequence MITLYLLLTLAASVFGNGNYDAFCTSRGCWLQNDSEVKTLSISQSSDLDVLKFIPKLEHLDVSSCNSDFKMDVLPPMAELKRIWINKCHIAELKKKQFENLIQLNELDLAGNFIEKLSNESFHKLSSLQFLYLQNNSIVVLPEGVFNTLEKLTWLDLRNNKLSNLSKDIFQGITNLFVLYLGGNPLKTINLDIPLGKDILSSDINLKYSDHLRDMRLFARVSYLNLENSGLEKLEIRGSISNIIHKNSKVTHADFHGTEFGKSFPEVLCSMPSLEWLDLSNSDKTFSYSVFEFDKTRVTCDFPNLRFLNLSAIRIRSIPRRLPLFGHNLTTLDLSHNFLNDKSLEDIFDLDTYYHEEGNFPNLSFLNMSNNEVKHIPLKFPLFGPNLITLDLSHNLLEDVSLESLAEAQSLQSLYLEGNLLMSFEYLPVFYGLKNLKQLALFDNLFNATFYDAMTNYYDHTELHLIQKKKRIIEKEDQEKHENSNEKANQTLPRRQDDFNHVTPTTFGILSETEDQEKHENSNEKANQTLPRRQDDISHVTPTAICIPSETENHQPSENVHQTPSKEVNQNLKGAKDLTIPVSMLTVFIIMCVLMIVVLNINKC is encoded by the coding sequence ATGATTACTCTATACCTGCTACTTACACTCGCTGCATCTGTTTTTGGAAACGGAAATTATGATGCATTTTGTACGTCAAGAGGATGTTGGCTACAGAATGATTCGGAAGTCAAGACACTTTCCATAAGTCAGAGCTCAGACCTAGATGTGCTAAAGTTCATACCCAAACTCGAACACTTGGATGTGTCCAGTTGTAACAGTGACTTCAAAATGGACGTTTTGCCTCCGATGGCCGAACTTAAAAGGATCTGGATTAATAAGTGCCACATTGCggaattaaaaaagaaacagtttgaaaatttaattcaattgaatGAGCTCGACCTGGCCGGAAACTTTATAGAAAAATTGTCGAATGAATCGTTTCACAAACTCTCTAGCCTGCAGTTTTTATATCTTCAGAACAACTCGATTGTGGTGCTCCCGGAGGGTGTCTTCAATACGCTAGAGAAGCTTACTTGGCTGGACTTGAGAAATAATAAACTCTCCAACCTGAGTAAGGATATCTTTCAGGGGATCACAAACTTGTTTGTTCTTTATCTCGGAGGAAACCCGCTAAAAACCATTAATTTAGACATTCCTCTTGGAAAGGACATCCTTTCATCGgatataaatttgaaatattctGACCATCTGAGGGACATGCGACTGTTTGCTAGAGTGAGCTACCTAAATTTGGAGAACAGCGGTCTGGAAAAATTAGAAATCCGCGGATCAATTAGTAATATAATAcataaaaacagcaaagtaaCACATGCGGATTTCCATGGCACTGAATTCGGGAAATCATTTCCAGAAGTCCTTTGTAGCATGCCATCCCTTGAGTGGCTGGACTTGTCGAATTCCGACAAAACTTTCAGTTATTCTGTTTTTGAATTCGATAAGACAAGGGTAACGTGCGATTTCCCTAACCTAAGGTTCCTCAACCTGTCTGCAATTAGAATTAGAAGCATTCCGCGGAGGCTACCTCTTTTTGGTCACAATCTTACCACCCTGGACCTGTCCCATAATTTCCTGAACGACAAATCCCTAGAAGATATATTTGATTTGGATACCTATTATCACGAAGAGGGAAACTTTCCAAATCTCAGCTTCCTCAACATGTCCAATAATGAAGTAAAACATATTCCTCTGAAGTTTCCTCTTTTTGGACCCAATCTTATCACATTGGACCTGTCCCATAATTTACTGGAGGACGTATCCCTGGAATCCTTAGCTGAAGCCCAGTCTCTGCAAAGCCTTTACCTAGAGGGTAACCTGCTAATGAGTTTCGAATATCTACCTGTTTTCTACGGTCTGAAAAACTTAAAACAGTTGGCCCTCTTCGACAACCTTTTTAATGCCACTTTCTACGACGCGATGACCAACTACTATGACCACACGGAGCTGCATTTAATTCAGAAGAAAAAAAGGATTATAGAAAAGGAGGACCAGGAGAAGCACGAGAACTCAAATGAGAAAGCAAATCAGACACTTCCAAGGAGGCAGGATGATTTTAATCATGTAACTCCGACAACTTTTGGTATATTGTCAGAAACGGAGGACCAGGAGAAGCACGAGAACTCAAATGAAAAGGCAAATCAGACACTTCCAAGGAGGCAGGATGATATCAGTCATGTAACTCCGACAGCTATTTGTATACCGTCAGAAACCGAGAACCATCAACCAAGCGAAAACGTACATCAGACACCTTCAAAGGAAGTGAACCAGAATTTAAAGGGTGCCAAGGACCTAACCATACCAGTCTCTATGCTGACCGTGTTTATTATTATGTGTGTGCTTATGATAGTCGTCCTCAATATCAATAAGTGTTAA
- the LOC121502374 gene encoding uncharacterized protein — protein sequence MLPNTRGPKQYTRKLLSSVVTAQILYAAPVWAEAASVKSYMRGVEATYRLCVTRIACSFRTISEDAALVIAGHVPLAELIRERKEKEIFVVMQDRRALPSRADLKAAATRRSMEN from the coding sequence ATGCTGCCGAACACGAGAGGACCAAAGCAGTATACGAGGAAACTCCTTTCATCAGTGGTAACCGCGCAGATCCTGTATGCGGCACCAGTTTGGGCCGAAGCTGCATCGGTCAAAAGCTACATGCGGGGAGTGGAGGCGACCTACAGACTGTGCGTCACGAGGATCGCGTGCTCGTTCCGGACTATCTCGGAAGACGCGGCATTGGTCATCGCAGGGCATGTCCCACTGGCGGAGCTTATCCGGGAGAGGAAGGAGAAGGAGATCTTCGTAGTCATGCAGGACAGGAGGGCACTGCCGTCTAGAGCCGATCTAAAGGCTGCCGCCACAAGGAGGAGCATGGAGAACTGA
- the Uxt gene encoding protein UXT gives MHNTSKSNKESQQRLEQAANEARITQIEEFINEVLKEDLRQLEHCIGQYNEEIMEYVQLKNTLQTFDTHLPEGYKTQVNIGSNVFMQARVRQMDRILVNVGKDVYLEMTLPEAEQFSDVRVKILTKQSEVLREESVKKRAQIKMALIAISERAKLIQQEDGK, from the exons ATGCACAACACTTCCAAAAGCAACAAAGAGTCGCAACAGAGGCTGGA GCAGGCTGCCAACGAGGCGCGCATCACGCAGATCGAGGAGTTCATCAACGAAGTCCTGAAGGAGGACCTGCGGCAGCTGGAACACTGCATTGGTCAATACAACGAGGAGATAATGGAGTACGTGCAGCTGAAGAACACACTCCAAACCTTCGACACACACTTGCCCGAGGGCTACAAGACGCAGGTGAACATCGGCAGCAACGTCTTCATGCAGGCCAGGGTACGCCAGATGGACCGCATCCTGGTGAACGTGGGCAAGGATGTTTACCTGGAGATGACCCTGCCGGAGGCGGAGCAGTTCAGCGACGTTCGCGTCAAGATACTGACCAAGCAATCCGAAGTTCTGCGCGAGGAGAGCGTCAAGAAGCGGGCCCAAATCAAAATGGCTTTAATAGCCATCAGCGAAAGGGCCAAGCTCATCCAGCAGGAGGATGGGAAGTAG